A stretch of the Gracilinanus agilis isolate LMUSP501 chromosome 4, AgileGrace, whole genome shotgun sequence genome encodes the following:
- the INAVA gene encoding innate immunity activator protein isoform X3 — translation MTAPCQMQCYWKKVKEIQLPKPAPESPAPPTRSLPSQRLEGLKPAGPEAGGPERSPIQNSPWKETSLDHPYEKPKKPPSELDSEPSSPATTPQDGPSTISPWVLEAATYVVPLRNVPGQIQGRASAPATPEIPGRRGQSQSLRVDSFRVCPEGRGRSAIPRRRPTHYTVTVPDSCFPSAKHPLPHPAYHSGSEDSSSDVSSISYATSPGSSSPDIFLRPMSPSDQLCSRSTRVSADGRELAAYYPKLLLPSGYFSAGRYVMVAERQQLPPGWELCRLGPGTVYDEDGAPLRYHRLVPSHSRIVRTPSLKDSPAGRGLSKAAVSEELKWWHERARLRSARPHSLDRQGAFRMRSLPPGREAFGRPMGRTQMPMVHVLRRTSDGTPMQVYVPENGEIISQV, via the exons AAGAAATTCAGTTGCCAAAACCTGCTCCAGAGTCCCCAGCACCACCCACCAGGTCACTCCCATCCCAGCGGCTTGAGGGGTTGAAGCCAGCAGGCCCTGAGGCTGGGGGTCCAGAACGCTCTCCAATCCAGAATAGCCCCTGGAAGGAAACTAGCTTGGATCATCCCTATGAGAAACCCAAGAAACCTCCTTCGGAACTTGATAGCGAGCCCAG CAGCCCAGCCACAACACCCCAGGATGGGCCCAGCACCATCAGCCCCTGGGTGCTGGAAGCAGCCACATATGTGGTCCCACTCCGAAATGTTCCTGGACAAATTCAAGGCCGGGCAAGTGCCCCTGCTACCCCAGAGATTCCAGGCAGACGGGGTCAATCTCAGTCTCTAAG GGTAGATTCCTTCCGTGTGTGCCCCGAAGGCCGTGGCCGGAGTGCCATCCCTCGCCGGCGTCCCACACATTATACAGTGACTGTGCCTGACTCTTGCTTTCCTTCAGCAAAGCACCCCCTGCCCCACCCTGCCTACCACTCTGGTTCTGAAGACAGCAGCTCTGATGTCTCCAGCATTTCTTATGCCACATCTCCAGGTAGCAGCAGCCCAGATATCTTCTTGAGGCCCATGTCCCCATCTGACCAGCTTTGCTCCCGGAGCACCCGGGTCTCTGCTGATGGACGTGAGCTGGCAGCTTATTACCCTAAACTGCTGCTCCCATCTGGATATTTCTCAGCAGGGAGGTATGTAATGGTGGCTGAAAGGCAACAATTACCTCCTGGATGGGAGCTTTGCCGCCTGGGACCTGGCACTGTCTATGATGAAGATGGAGCACCTCTGCGCTACCATCGACTAGTACCCTCTCACAGCCGGATTGTGAGAACACCTTCCTTGAAGGACAGCCCTGCAGGTCGGGGACTCAGCAAGGCAGCTGTGTCAGAGGAACTCAAGTGGTGGCACGAGCGGGCACGGTTACGGAGTGCCCGGCCACATTCACTAGACCGACAAGGGGCGTTCCGCATGAGAAGCCTCCCTCCAGGCAGAGAGGCCTTTGGGAGACCCATGGGACGAACACAG ATGCCCATGGTCCATGTGCTGAGGAGGACATCTGATGGAACTCCTATGCAAGTTTATGTACCAGAGAATGGAGAGATCATCAGCCAAGTGTAA